In the genome of Coturnix japonica isolate 7356 chromosome Z, Coturnix japonica 2.1, whole genome shotgun sequence, one region contains:
- the ZBTB5 gene encoding zinc finger and BTB domain-containing protein 5 isoform X2: MDFPGHFEQIFQQLNYQRLHGQLCDCVIVVGNRHFKAHRSVLAACSTHFRALFTVAEGDQSMNMIQLDSEVVTAEAFAALIDMMYTSTLMLGESNVMDILLAASHLHLNSVVKACKHYLTTRTLPMSPPSDRVQEQNARIQRSFMLQQLGLSIVSSALNSTQSSEEQPSTMSSTMRSNIEQRSAFPIRRLHKRKQSSEDRARQRMRPAIDEAVSDVAPESGQSVVHSREDFFSPDSLKIVDNSKADAVTDNQEDNNIMFDQSFSAQEDTQVPSQSDNSGGNISQMSMASQATQVETSFDQEATSEKNNFPCDNPEVSINEKEHMRVVVKSEPLSSPEPQDEVSDVTSQAEGSESVEVEGGVVSAEKIELSPESSDRSFSDPQSTTDRVGDIHIMEVSNNLEHKSTFSISNFLNKGRGGSYGASQTTDDNIPNTTSDCRMDSDASFLMSPESGPAGGHSSATVSHVENPFSEPAESHFVRPMQDVMGLPCVQTSGYRAAEQFGMDFPGSGLGLHSLSRAMIGSIRGGVSSSPGYRRIAPKMPVVTSVRSSQLQDNSPSSQLIINGTTSFENGHPSQPGPPQLTRASADVLSKCKKALSEHNVLVVEGARKYACKICCKTFLTLTDCKKHIRVHTGEKPYACLKCGKRFSQSSHLYKHSKTTCLRWQSSNLPSTLL; the protein is encoded by the coding sequence ATGGATTTTCCGGGACACTTTGAGCAAATCTTTCAGCAGCTCAACTACCAGAGGCTTCACGGCCAACTTTGTGACTGCGTCATTGTGGTGGGAAACAGGCATTTCAAAGCCCATCGCTCTGTTTTAGCAGCATGCAGTACCCATTTCCGAGCTCTCTTCACTGTAGCAGAAGGAGATCAAAGCATGAATATGATTCAGCTGGATAGTGAAGTGGTGACAGCAGAAGCCTTTGCTGCTCTCATAGACATGATGTACACTTCTACACTTATGCTTGGAGAGAGCAACGTTATGGATATCTTGCTGGCTGCATCTCACTTGCATTTGAACTCTGTAGTTAAAGCATGCAAACACTACCTTACTACCAGGACACTGCCGATGTCTCCACCGAGCGATAGGGTTCAAGAGCAAAACGCACGCATTCAAAGGTCTTTCATGCTTCAGCAGCTTGGGCTGAGCATTGTGAGCTCTGCGTTGAATTCCACTCAGAGCTCAGAGGAGCAGCCAAGCACTATGAGTTCCACGATGAGAAGCAACATAGAGCAGCGCTCTGCTTTTCCTATTCGCCGCCTCCACAAGCGTAAGCAGTCTTCTGAAGATCGGGCCAGGCAGCGAATGAGGCCTGCCATAGATGAGGCTGTTTCTGATGTGGCTCCAGAGAGCGGGCAGTCAGTTGTTCATTCACGGGAGGATTTCTTTTCACCAGATTCACTGAAGATAGTGGACAACTCTAAGGCTGATGCTGTCACTGATAACCAGGAGGATAATAACATTATGTTTGATCAGTCTTTCAGTGCTCAGGAAGACACTCAAGTACCCAGCCAGTCTGACAACAGTGGAGGAAACATTTCACAGATGTCCATGGCATCGCAAGCAACACAAGTGGAAACCAGCTTTGACCAGGAGGCTACATCTGAGAAAAACAACTTCCCGTGTGACAATCCAGAGGTCAGcataaatgaaaaagagcaCATGAGGGTGGTTGTTAAATCCGAGCCCTTGAGTTCCCCGGAGCCTCAGGACGAGGTGAGTGATGTCACCTCCCAAGCAGAAGGCAGCGAGTCTGTTGAAGTGGAAGGAGGAGTTGTGAGTGCAGAGAAGATAGAGCTGAGTCCTGAGAGCAGTGATCGCAGCTTTTCTGATCCGCAGTCTACTACAGATAGGGTGGGAGATATCCATATTATGGAGGTGTCAAATAACCTGGAACACAAGTCTACTTTCAGTATCTCAAATTTTCTGAATAAAGGCAGAGGTGGCAGCTACGGTGCTAGTCAAACTACTGATGACAACATTCCAAATACAACAAGTGACTGCAGAATGGACAGTGATGCTTCTTTCCTGATGAGTCCAGAGTCAGGACCTGCTGGTGGTCATTCATCTGCCACAGTCTCTCATGTTGAGAATCCCTTCAGTGAGCCTGCAGAGTCCCATTTTGTTAGACCAATGCAGGATGTGATGGGTCTCCCCTGTGTACAGACTTCTGGGTACCGGGCTGCAGAACAGTTTGGTATGGACTTTCCAGGGTCAGGCTTAGGCCTGCATTCTCTCTCAAGGGCAATGATAGGCTCCATAAGAGGGGGAGTCAGTAGCTCTCCTGGCTACCGCCGCATAGCCCCCAAAATGCCTGTTGTAACCTCTGTCAggagctcccagctgcaggatAACTCACCCAGTTCCCAGCTGATCATCAATGGGACCACTTCTTTTGAAAATGGGCATCCTTCACAACCTGGTCCTCCACAGCTGACGCGGGCATCTGCAGATGTTCTTTCAAAGTGTAAGAAAGCCTTATCTGAGCACAATGTCTTGGTTGTAGAAGGTGCACGCAAATATGCATGTAAGATCTGCTGCAAGACTTTTCTGACCTTAACGGACTGTAAGAAACACATCCGTGTGCACACGGGAGAGAAGCCTTATGCCTGCCTGAAGTGTGGCAAACGGTTCAGCCAGTCCAGCCACCTTTATAAACATTCCAAAACGACCTGCCTGAGGTGGCAGAGTAGCAACCTACCTAGCACTTTGCTTTAA
- the SLC25A51 gene encoding solute carrier family 25 member 51 isoform X2 gives MRTEVHSSKKSSTMGSGGFSPGGSEEDPSSAITVTSSKHYLCGYCAAFTNIAVTFPIQKVLFRQQLYGLKTKDAIHQLQKDGIRNLYRGILPPLLQKTTTLALMFGLYEDFSSLLHSHTTAPELVTCSVAAVLAGTTEAVLTPFERVQTLLQDYKHHDKFTNTYQAFKVLKVHGVREYYRGLVPILLRNGPSNVLFFGLRGPIKQCLPEATSHSAHLVNDFICGGLLGAMLGFLFFPMNVVKARMQAQIGGEFQSFSTVFVKIWLERDRKLINLFRGAHLNYHRSVLSWGIINATYEFLLKLL, from the coding sequence ATGAGGACTGAGGTACACAGCAGTAAGAAAAGCAGCACGATGGGTTCAGGAGGCTTTTCCCCAGGAGGTTCAGAGGAAGATCCAAGCAGTGCCATTACAGTTACCTCTAGCAAACATTACCTGTGTGGCTACTGCGCCGCGTTCACAAACATAGCAGTCACCTTCCCCATCCAGAAGGTCCTCTTTCGACAGCAGCTGTATGGCCTGAAAACAAAGGATGCGATacatcagctgcagaaagatGGAATTAGAAACCTCTACCGTGGCATCCTTCCACCCTTACTGCAGAAGACGACCACGCTGGCTCTCATGTTCGGCTTATATGAGGATTTCTCCTCCTTGCTTCACAGCCACACCACTGCTCCTGAGCTCGTGACGTGCAGCGtggcagcagtgcttgcaggGACCACAGAAGCTGTTCTTACGCCCTTCGAACGAGTGCAGACTTTGCTTCAGGACTACAAACACCACGATAAGTTCACAAACACGTACCAGGCTTTTAAGGTACTGAAAGTCCATGGAGTGAGAGAGTACTATCGGGGATTGGTGCCCATTTTGCTCCGAAACGGGCCCAGTAATGTACTCTTCTTCGGCCTGAGAGGACCTATTAAACAATGCCTGCCTGAAGCAACTTCTCACAGCGCTCATTTGGTTAATGACTTCATTTGTGGAGGGCTGTTGGGTGCCATGCTGGGGTTCTTGTTCTTCCCAATGAATGTTGTAAAAGCTCGCATGCAAGCTCAGATCGGGGGTGAATTTCAGTCCTTCTCGACAGTTTTTGTGAAGATCTGGCTGGAGCGCGACAGGAAATTGATCAATCTTTTCAGGGGAGCCCATCTGAACTACCATCGTTCAGTCCTGTCCTGGGGTATCATCAATGCGACTTACGAGTTCTTGCTAAAGCTGTTATGa
- the GRHPR gene encoding glyoxylate reductase/hydroxypyruvate reductase, whose protein sequence is MRRAMAVFVTRRIPAQGMRVLSEAKGCCVQQWDSDEPVPRNELLLGVAGKQGLLCLLSDRIDAEVLDAAGPSLKVISTMSVGFDHLALDEIKKRGIRVGYTPDVLTDATAELSVALLLTTCRRLPEAVEEVKTGGWTTWKPLWMCGYGLSGSTVGIIGLGRIGQAVARRLKPFGVKNFLYTGSRPKPENAAEFQAEFVPLTKLAEESDFVIVTCALTPSTQGMCNKNFFSRMKKTSVFINTSRGAVVNQEDLYDALVSGQIAAAGLDVTTPEPLPTDHPLLKLKNCVILPHIGSATYATRSTMAVLAADNLLAGLRGEPMPHELLL, encoded by the exons ATGCGCCGGGCTATGGCGGTGTTCGTGACGCGGCGGATCCCCGCACAGGGAATGCGGGTCCTGTCGGAGGCGAAGGG ATGCTGCGTGCAGCAGTGGGACTCGGATGAGCCCGTCCCGAGGAACGAGCTGCTGTTGGGGGTCGCGGGGAAGCAGGGGCTGCTGTGCCTCCTGTCCGACCGTATCGACGCCGAGGTGCTGGATGCCGCTG GGCCGAGCCTGAAAGTCATCAGCACCATGTCCGTGGGGTTCGACCACCTCGCCCTGGACGAGATCAAGAAGCG GGGGATCCGCGTGGGGTACACCCCTGACGTCCTCACCGATGCCACCGCGGAGCTGTCGGTGGCTCTGCTCCTCACTACGTGCCGGCGGCTGCCCGAGGCGGTGGAAGAGGTGAAGAC CGGTGGCTGGACAACCTGGAAGCCCTTGTGGATGTGTGGCTATGGGCTGTCTGGTAGTACGGTGGGCATCATAGGTCTGGGAAGAATAG GGCAGGCGGTTGCTCGCCGTCTGAAGCCATTTGGGGTCAAGAACTTCTTGTACACTGGAAGTCGCCCAAAACCAGAGAATGCTGCAGAGTTCCAAGCTGAGTTTG TCCCACTCACAAAGCTGGCCGAGGAGTCGGACTTTGTCATCGTGACGTGTGCTTTGACTCCCAGCACCCAGGGAATGTGCAACAAGAATTTCTTCAGCAGGATGAAGAAGACTTCTGTGTTCATCAACACGAGCAG aggggCTGTGGTGAACCAAGAAGATTTGTATGATGCATTAGTCAGTGGCCAAATTGCAGCTGCAGGCCTGGATGTCACAACGCCGGAGCCACTGCCCACCGACCACCCTCTGCTCAAACTCAAGAACTGTG TGATCCTGCCACACATCGGGAGTGCCACCTATGCGACACGGAGCAccatggctgtgctggctgctgacaACCTGCTGGCTGGCCTGCGGGGCGAGCCTATGCCCCacgagctgctgctgtga
- the SLC25A51 gene encoding solute carrier family 25 member 51 isoform X1, translated as MAADQGVYHRDKEMRTEVHSSKKSSTMGSGGFSPGGSEEDPSSAITVTSSKHYLCGYCAAFTNIAVTFPIQKVLFRQQLYGLKTKDAIHQLQKDGIRNLYRGILPPLLQKTTTLALMFGLYEDFSSLLHSHTTAPELVTCSVAAVLAGTTEAVLTPFERVQTLLQDYKHHDKFTNTYQAFKVLKVHGVREYYRGLVPILLRNGPSNVLFFGLRGPIKQCLPEATSHSAHLVNDFICGGLLGAMLGFLFFPMNVVKARMQAQIGGEFQSFSTVFVKIWLERDRKLINLFRGAHLNYHRSVLSWGIINATYEFLLKLL; from the exons ATGGCGGCGGATCAGGGTGTGTACCACAGGGACAAG GAAATGAGGACTGAGGTACACAGCAGTAAGAAAAGCAGCACGATGGGTTCAGGAGGCTTTTCCCCAGGAGGTTCAGAGGAAGATCCAAGCAGTGCCATTACAGTTACCTCTAGCAAACATTACCTGTGTGGCTACTGCGCCGCGTTCACAAACATAGCAGTCACCTTCCCCATCCAGAAGGTCCTCTTTCGACAGCAGCTGTATGGCCTGAAAACAAAGGATGCGATacatcagctgcagaaagatGGAATTAGAAACCTCTACCGTGGCATCCTTCCACCCTTACTGCAGAAGACGACCACGCTGGCTCTCATGTTCGGCTTATATGAGGATTTCTCCTCCTTGCTTCACAGCCACACCACTGCTCCTGAGCTCGTGACGTGCAGCGtggcagcagtgcttgcaggGACCACAGAAGCTGTTCTTACGCCCTTCGAACGAGTGCAGACTTTGCTTCAGGACTACAAACACCACGATAAGTTCACAAACACGTACCAGGCTTTTAAGGTACTGAAAGTCCATGGAGTGAGAGAGTACTATCGGGGATTGGTGCCCATTTTGCTCCGAAACGGGCCCAGTAATGTACTCTTCTTCGGCCTGAGAGGACCTATTAAACAATGCCTGCCTGAAGCAACTTCTCACAGCGCTCATTTGGTTAATGACTTCATTTGTGGAGGGCTGTTGGGTGCCATGCTGGGGTTCTTGTTCTTCCCAATGAATGTTGTAAAAGCTCGCATGCAAGCTCAGATCGGGGGTGAATTTCAGTCCTTCTCGACAGTTTTTGTGAAGATCTGGCTGGAGCGCGACAGGAAATTGATCAATCTTTTCAGGGGAGCCCATCTGAACTACCATCGTTCAGTCCTGTCCTGGGGTATCATCAATGCGACTTACGAGTTCTTGCTAAAGCTGTTATGa
- the ZBTB5 gene encoding zinc finger and BTB domain-containing protein 5 isoform X1, whose protein sequence is MVWGICYTRLAADGLSHADRPMWWISWEPVCCCAVSLSVTGERIMDFPGHFEQIFQQLNYQRLHGQLCDCVIVVGNRHFKAHRSVLAACSTHFRALFTVAEGDQSMNMIQLDSEVVTAEAFAALIDMMYTSTLMLGESNVMDILLAASHLHLNSVVKACKHYLTTRTLPMSPPSDRVQEQNARIQRSFMLQQLGLSIVSSALNSTQSSEEQPSTMSSTMRSNIEQRSAFPIRRLHKRKQSSEDRARQRMRPAIDEAVSDVAPESGQSVVHSREDFFSPDSLKIVDNSKADAVTDNQEDNNIMFDQSFSAQEDTQVPSQSDNSGGNISQMSMASQATQVETSFDQEATSEKNNFPCDNPEVSINEKEHMRVVVKSEPLSSPEPQDEVSDVTSQAEGSESVEVEGGVVSAEKIELSPESSDRSFSDPQSTTDRVGDIHIMEVSNNLEHKSTFSISNFLNKGRGGSYGASQTTDDNIPNTTSDCRMDSDASFLMSPESGPAGGHSSATVSHVENPFSEPAESHFVRPMQDVMGLPCVQTSGYRAAEQFGMDFPGSGLGLHSLSRAMIGSIRGGVSSSPGYRRIAPKMPVVTSVRSSQLQDNSPSSQLIINGTTSFENGHPSQPGPPQLTRASADVLSKCKKALSEHNVLVVEGARKYACKICCKTFLTLTDCKKHIRVHTGEKPYACLKCGKRFSQSSHLYKHSKTTCLRWQSSNLPSTLL, encoded by the exons atGGTGTGGGGCATCTGTTACACCCGTCTTGCAGCTGATGGTTTGTCTCATGCTGACAGACCCATGTGGTGGATAAGCTGGGAGCCAGTCTGCTGCTGTGCCGTAAGCCTGTCTGTTACAGGAGAAAG GATCATGGATTTTCCGGGACACTTTGAGCAAATCTTTCAGCAGCTCAACTACCAGAGGCTTCACGGCCAACTTTGTGACTGCGTCATTGTGGTGGGAAACAGGCATTTCAAAGCCCATCGCTCTGTTTTAGCAGCATGCAGTACCCATTTCCGAGCTCTCTTCACTGTAGCAGAAGGAGATCAAAGCATGAATATGATTCAGCTGGATAGTGAAGTGGTGACAGCAGAAGCCTTTGCTGCTCTCATAGACATGATGTACACTTCTACACTTATGCTTGGAGAGAGCAACGTTATGGATATCTTGCTGGCTGCATCTCACTTGCATTTGAACTCTGTAGTTAAAGCATGCAAACACTACCTTACTACCAGGACACTGCCGATGTCTCCACCGAGCGATAGGGTTCAAGAGCAAAACGCACGCATTCAAAGGTCTTTCATGCTTCAGCAGCTTGGGCTGAGCATTGTGAGCTCTGCGTTGAATTCCACTCAGAGCTCAGAGGAGCAGCCAAGCACTATGAGTTCCACGATGAGAAGCAACATAGAGCAGCGCTCTGCTTTTCCTATTCGCCGCCTCCACAAGCGTAAGCAGTCTTCTGAAGATCGGGCCAGGCAGCGAATGAGGCCTGCCATAGATGAGGCTGTTTCTGATGTGGCTCCAGAGAGCGGGCAGTCAGTTGTTCATTCACGGGAGGATTTCTTTTCACCAGATTCACTGAAGATAGTGGACAACTCTAAGGCTGATGCTGTCACTGATAACCAGGAGGATAATAACATTATGTTTGATCAGTCTTTCAGTGCTCAGGAAGACACTCAAGTACCCAGCCAGTCTGACAACAGTGGAGGAAACATTTCACAGATGTCCATGGCATCGCAAGCAACACAAGTGGAAACCAGCTTTGACCAGGAGGCTACATCTGAGAAAAACAACTTCCCGTGTGACAATCCAGAGGTCAGcataaatgaaaaagagcaCATGAGGGTGGTTGTTAAATCCGAGCCCTTGAGTTCCCCGGAGCCTCAGGACGAGGTGAGTGATGTCACCTCCCAAGCAGAAGGCAGCGAGTCTGTTGAAGTGGAAGGAGGAGTTGTGAGTGCAGAGAAGATAGAGCTGAGTCCTGAGAGCAGTGATCGCAGCTTTTCTGATCCGCAGTCTACTACAGATAGGGTGGGAGATATCCATATTATGGAGGTGTCAAATAACCTGGAACACAAGTCTACTTTCAGTATCTCAAATTTTCTGAATAAAGGCAGAGGTGGCAGCTACGGTGCTAGTCAAACTACTGATGACAACATTCCAAATACAACAAGTGACTGCAGAATGGACAGTGATGCTTCTTTCCTGATGAGTCCAGAGTCAGGACCTGCTGGTGGTCATTCATCTGCCACAGTCTCTCATGTTGAGAATCCCTTCAGTGAGCCTGCAGAGTCCCATTTTGTTAGACCAATGCAGGATGTGATGGGTCTCCCCTGTGTACAGACTTCTGGGTACCGGGCTGCAGAACAGTTTGGTATGGACTTTCCAGGGTCAGGCTTAGGCCTGCATTCTCTCTCAAGGGCAATGATAGGCTCCATAAGAGGGGGAGTCAGTAGCTCTCCTGGCTACCGCCGCATAGCCCCCAAAATGCCTGTTGTAACCTCTGTCAggagctcccagctgcaggatAACTCACCCAGTTCCCAGCTGATCATCAATGGGACCACTTCTTTTGAAAATGGGCATCCTTCACAACCTGGTCCTCCACAGCTGACGCGGGCATCTGCAGATGTTCTTTCAAAGTGTAAGAAAGCCTTATCTGAGCACAATGTCTTGGTTGTAGAAGGTGCACGCAAATATGCATGTAAGATCTGCTGCAAGACTTTTCTGACCTTAACGGACTGTAAGAAACACATCCGTGTGCACACGGGAGAGAAGCCTTATGCCTGCCTGAAGTGTGGCAAACGGTTCAGCCAGTCCAGCCACCTTTATAAACATTCCAAAACGACCTGCCTGAGGTGGCAGAGTAGCAACCTACCTAGCACTTTGCTTTAA
- the POLR1E gene encoding DNA-directed RNA polymerase I subunit RPA49: protein MATATWRYRGDPEQEQPAVLVTFSNGQLQRPDAVRFSLYRSSEVSNPRKRRRRILVSETERLSYVGNNFSSGSMKSNSLCRYFLGVLNKDSGQMEVYNAEIFNMQPLLSDNFIPDDTRDYQNKSYREKMDLCIEAFGTRKQKRALNSRRMNAVGSDILNTAVTKAAADVIDAKGVTALIQDVAQDDEQNMSIFLPPCHEDADKPEHVYKFDDIISPAEYEALQGPAAAFINITPEEIAKKTEEKSHCSFVLEELKFLPADEMSRDHKARCLWFLDILIKFSFLKIIKKKYPMGPECPLIISRKLMKNFTSLTYNNGSVQNLISASLKTKIAAYVIALALHIKNFQVDLTVLQNDLKLHENRLMDIARAMRLKVSKAKGMPGLENDQNHKFGTLSLPLPVQKAPGGWRMGKKMD from the exons ATGGCCACCGCCACGTGGAGATACCGCGGGGATCCCGAGCAGGAGCAGCCGGCAGTGCTGG TGACGTTCTCCAATGGGCAGCTGCAGCGACCCGACGCCGTGCGGTTCTCGCTGTACCGGAGCAGCGAGGTGTCCAACCCCAGGAAGAGAAGGCGGAGGATCCTG gtttcagaaactgaaaggcTTTCATACGTGGGGAATAACTTCAGCAGTGGATCTATGAAAAGCAACTCCCTATGCAG GTATTTTCTTGGTGTTTTAAACAAGGATTCTGGGCAAATGGAAGTCTATAATGCTGAAATATTCAACATGCAACCTTTACTGTCAG ATAACTTTATTCCTGATGACACAAGGGATTATCAGAATAAATCCTACAGGGAAAAG ATGGATTTGTGCATTGAGGCATTTGGCACCAGGAAGCAGAAGCGAGCTCTGAACTCTCGGCGAATGAATGCAGTGGGCAGTGATATTCTCAATACAGCTGTGACAAAAGCGGCAGCAGATGTTATAGATGCAAAGGGGGTAACAG CTTTGATCCAGGATGTGGCCCAAGATGATGAACAGAACATGTCCATTTTCCTACCACCATGTCATGAAGATGCTGACAAACCAGAACATGTTTACAAGTTTGACGACA TTATATCTCCAGCAGAGTATGAAGCATTGCAGGGTCCGGCAGCAGCCTTTATTAACATCACTCCAGAGGAAATtgccaagaaaacagaagagaaaag CCATTGCTCCTTCGTCTTAGAAGAGCTGAAGTTCCTGCCTGCTGATGAGATGAGCAGGGATCACAAAGCTCGATGCCTCTGGTTCCTGGACATCCTTATTAAGTTCAGCTTCCTAAAAATCATCAAGAAGAAGT ATCCAATGGGTCCTGAATGCCCGCTCATCATTAGCAGGAAACTTATGAAAAACTTCACTTCACTGACCTACAACAATGGCAG TGTTCAGAATTTAATCTCTGCGTCGCTGAAGACTAAAATTGCAGCATATGTCATTGCACTGGCTCTGCACATTAAAAACTTCCAAGTTGACCTCACTGTCCTGCAGAATGACTTGAAGCTCCACGAAAATAG GTTGATGGACATTGCAAGAGCCATGCGGTTGAAGGTCTCCAAGGCAAAGGGGATGCCAGGACTTGAGAATGATCAAAATCACAAGTTTGGCACCCTCTCTCTCCCCTTGCCTGTGCAGAAAGCACCAGGGGGCTGGAGGATGGGCAAAAAGATGGACTGA